ATCGCTCTCGTCGTCTCGGGGGTGAGGAATCGCAGGCCGCTGGGGAAGCGGGAGGCCACCGGCGTCGGCGCATCTCCTCCTAGCACGAAGCCCCACTCGCCGAAGGCGGGCACGTAGACGTGATAGGGGGTGATGGCGAGACCCGCCTGGCGCATGGTCTCGGCGATGCACCAGTACGAGCGTCGGGCGAACAGGGGAGAGGTGCTCTGCACCACCACCCGACCGCCGGGCGCCAGAACGTTCTTGAGCCGATGGTAGAAGGCCGTGGTGTAGAGCTTGCCCACCGAGAAGTTGCTCGGATCGGGGAAGTCGACGATGATGAAGTCGAACCGCTCGCTGGCGTGCTGCCCCAGCCAGACGAAGGCATCGGCATTGGTCACATGCACCTTGGGCGACAGCAGCGATCGGCCGTTCAGCGCGGTGAGCATCGAGTTCGTCGAGAAGAGCCGCGTCATCTCGGGGTCGAGGTCGACGTGGGTCACCGACGCGACCCGATCGTCCTTCAGCACCTCCCGGATCGCCATGCCATCGCCTCCGCCGAGAACAAGAACGCGATGCGGCGCTGCCACGGCGGAGAGCCCCGGATGAACCAGGGCCTCGTGGTAGCGGTACTCGTCTTGTGAAGAGAACTGCAGATGACCGCTCAGAAAGAGGCGCACGTCGCTGTGGCGGCGGGTGAGCACGATGCGCTGGTAGGGGCTCGAGCGCGCCATGATCACGTCGTCGGCGTATAGCCCTTGCTCGGTGAACGAGACGATCTGGCTCGAGAAGGCGAAGGCCGCGACCAGCATCAGCAGCGCGCCGATGCACTGGGCGCGCAGCAGGCGGGCGCGCGGGAGATCGCTGGCGAACACGTAGGTGCCCCACAGCGCCACGGCCACGTTGAGAAGTCCGAACAGCAGCGCCGAGCGGATGAGCCCCAGCTTCGGCACCAGCACCAGCGGGAACATGATCGAGGCCACCAGCGCCCCGAGGTAGTCGAGGCTCAGCACCTCCGAGACCAGGTGGCTGAACTCGAAGCGCTTCTCGAGGATGCGCAGCAGCAGCGGGATCTCGAGCCCCACCAGAACCCCGATGATGCCCACCACCACGTAGAGCAGCAGCTGGAAGCCCCAGCCCTGACCGAACGCGATGAACAGCAGCGTGGTCGAGAACCCGCCCATCAGGCCCACCATGGTCTCGACCTGCACGAAGCGCGCCACCAGGTCGCGGGTGATGTAGCGTGAGATGTACGACCCCACGCCCATCGAGAACATGTAGGCGCCGATGACCGTCGAGAACTGGGTCACGCTGTCGCCCAGCAGGTAGCTGGCCACGGTGCCGGCCAGCAGCTCGTACACGAGGCCGCACGTGGCGATGACGAAGACCGAGACCAGCAGTGCGGCTGTCACGCGCTCTCGATACCCTCGTCAGCCGTGCAGCGCGGCGGCGATGATGATTGAGACCCCGAGCGAGAATGCGCCGACGATGATGGCGAGGGCCACATTCTCCTTCTCGTTGATCTCCTTCCAGAGGTCGTAGGGTGTGAGCCAGTCGATGACCATGAACCCCAGGCACAGGATGGCCAGGCCGAGAATCGAGAAGATGCCGGTGTTGACGAGGTTCTTGACCAGCAGCGCGGTGTCGATCATGGGCTATTTCCCTCCACTGTAGTGGGTGTAGTGCGAGTAGACAGAGCGATACGACCCCGGGTTGTCGCGCACGGATCGCGGAACGCCCTTCAGGCGTTCGGTGGGAGACGGCGACCAGCCGTACCAGTGCGCCCACGACAGCAGCATCATCAGCATCAGGGCGAGGGTGTGATAGATACGCAAGCAGTTCTCCTTTCGTGTTGCCGAGGCGGTCAGGGGGTGGCGTTGGCGTCGGCCATGTCCCTGAGCCAGACGAAGGTCTGGAAGAGCAGGGTCAGCAGGAACAAGCCGCCCATGGCGTACCCGTAGAGGCTCCAGAGTGTCACGTCGCTGATGGCCTTGACCGTGTAGTCGAAGAGCTTCGGACCTGGGGTGGGCAGGCCAGGGTTGTAGGCTTCCGGCTGGCTGCCGGTTCCCGATTCCGGTTCGATGAACAATCGGTAGCTCCCGGGCGGGACGTGCGAGAAGGTGACTGAGCCGCTGGGGCTCCCCTCAACCCAGCGCTCACCGTCTTCGATACCCGTGTAGAAGCTGATGTCGACGTAGCCGTCGTAGGCGATGTCGCTGTCTTCGCTGAGCAGCGCCAGGTGGAAGCCGGCCCATCGGTTGTTCACGGTGGTATCCACCACGAGGTCGAGATCTGCCGCGGAGGAGCCTTGTATGGTGAACGGCGCGGTGACCATCGAGCGCTCTCGCGCGTTGGTCATGTATTCGTAGCTCGACTTGAACACATTCTGCGATTTCGAGCGCATGCTGAACCCGACGGTGAGAATGAGACCCAGCATTCCCCACATGAACAAGGCGGCCCACAGCGCGCAGCCCGTGAGCGCGCTGGGGCTTGAAGCAAGGGGGGGCTGGCTCGGTTTCTCCTCGGGGAGACGGAAGCTCTTGCGAACCTCGGTGGCACTGATGCGGGTTCCGGCCGACCACGCGATCTCGACGTCGCTGACCTCCGCCGACAGCAGCTTGTCGCCGCTCTTGTAGTCGGTGAGGTCGGCAAGCTGTCCCACGGCGACCTGCCAGTAGAACTCGCCCAGGGCGTAGTCGACCTGCGCTGTCGCGCTCTCAATGAAGGTGTAGCGCACGCCGAGGTGGGTCACGGAAGCGTGAGGCGGCGCGTCGGTGATGAGGGTGCCGTTCGGCGATGTGGGCAGGGCGTGGGTGACCTTCACCAGTGACCAGCCCTCTTCGCCCTCGACCAGCCATCGGTAGCCGTTGAACGGGTTGTAGAGCAGGTATTCCGACCAAGAGAAGCGCTCGCCGTCGTCTTCCACCGAGCGGCGCATGAAGCCGATGCACTCGAGCTTCTCGCCGCGCAGCGTGCCCCGGCTTCCCAGGGGGATGGTGGGTGCGTGCTTCGTTCGCTCGGTGTAGCGCCACAGAAGCTTGTAGTCAGGGTCGGTGAGATCGGTGGCCGAGTCGCAGTAGGCGCAGACGATGACCTGGGTCCGAGCCCCTCCGCGCAGCTCGAAGGGCGCGCCGCAATGACGGCAGCGCAGGGTGGCGGCCGAGGGCTGGCT
This portion of the Pseudomonadota bacterium genome encodes:
- a CDS encoding polyamine aminopropyltransferase, whose product is MTAALLVSVFVIATCGLVYELLAGTVASYLLGDSVTQFSTVIGAYMFSMGVGSYISRYITRDLVARFVQVETMVGLMGGFSTTLLFIAFGQGWGFQLLLYVVVGIIGVLVGLEIPLLLRILEKRFEFSHLVSEVLSLDYLGALVASIMFPLVLVPKLGLIRSALLFGLLNVAVALWGTYVFASDLPRARLLRAQCIGALLMLVAAFAFSSQIVSFTEQGLYADDVIMARSSPYQRIVLTRRHSDVRLFLSGHLQFSSQDEYRYHEALVHPGLSAVAAPHRVLVLGGGDGMAIREVLKDDRVASVTHVDLDPEMTRLFSTNSMLTALNGRSLLSPKVHVTNADAFVWLGQHASERFDFIIVDFPDPSNFSVGKLYTTAFYHRLKNVLAPGGRVVVQSTSPLFARRSYWCIAETMRQAGLAITPYHVYVPAFGEWGFVLGGDAPTPVASRFPSGLRFLTPETTRAMFEFASDMKPLPVEVNRLDNQILVHYYDQDWHQVVQ
- a CDS encoding DUF350 domain-containing protein, with amino-acid sequence MIDTALLVKNLVNTGIFSILGLAILCLGFMVIDWLTPYDLWKEINEKENVALAIIVGAFSLGVSIIIAAALHG
- a CDS encoding DUF4178 domain-containing protein, which codes for MERVTKSQPSAATLRCRHCGAPFELRGGARTQVIVCAYCDSATDLTDPDYKLLWRYTERTKHAPTIPLGSRGTLRGEKLECIGFMRRSVEDDGERFSWSEYLLYNPFNGYRWLVEGEEGWSLVKVTHALPTSPNGTLITDAPPHASVTHLGVRYTFIESATAQVDYALGEFYWQVAVGQLADLTDYKSGDKLLSAEVSDVEIAWSAGTRISATEVRKSFRLPEEKPSQPPLASSPSALTGCALWAALFMWGMLGLILTVGFSMRSKSQNVFKSSYEYMTNARERSMVTAPFTIQGSSAADLDLVVDTTVNNRWAGFHLALLSEDSDIAYDGYVDISFYTGIEDGERWVEGSPSGSVTFSHVPPGSYRLFIEPESGTGSQPEAYNPGLPTPGPKLFDYTVKAISDVTLWSLYGYAMGGLFLLTLLFQTFVWLRDMADANATP